A window from Methanomicrobia archaeon encodes these proteins:
- a CDS encoding amino acid permease produces the protein MLKRALGLWHITLMSIGVILGAGIYVIIGEAAGLSGTGLWLSFVFAALVASFTGLSYAELASRFPHAGAEYVYIMHSFGQTLAWITGWLLIVSSILAAATVAVGFGNYCSALFHTPVIVIAIATLLVCGLILIVGIKETAFITILFTVIEASGLIIIIFIGVPYLGSVNYLELANGLQGVIKAGVLIFFSYIGFESIARLAEETREPERTIPKAILLSIAITAVIYILVGIAAVSVVPWQELAHAEAPLGLVAQRVYGDQLFTVLAVIALFSTFNTMLVVLLSGSRLVYGIAEYRALPRVFLSVSKKLRTPWFAIVSVVLASLCFIFVGDLATIANLTNFTVFLIFLLVNAAVIYLRYKEPVVSGFKTPLTIGKLPLLPLFGLVTSLFMLVNLPLDVLAMGTALVLLGFVVHIILKVSVNEELF, from the coding sequence CATCGGCGAGGCTGCGGGCCTCAGTGGCACTGGGTTGTGGCTTTCATTCGTTTTCGCTGCGCTCGTTGCCTCGTTTACCGGTTTAAGCTATGCCGAACTCGCATCGCGGTTTCCCCATGCTGGAGCGGAATACGTTTACATTATGCATAGCTTCGGTCAAACGCTCGCATGGATCACCGGCTGGTTGCTCATTGTGAGTAGTATTCTAGCAGCGGCAACTGTAGCGGTCGGATTTGGAAACTACTGTTCTGCCCTCTTTCATACCCCAGTGATAGTCATTGCAATTGCCACCTTGTTGGTGTGCGGCCTTATTCTTATAGTGGGCATAAAAGAAACCGCGTTTATCACCATTCTCTTCACCGTGATTGAAGCGAGCGGTTTGATCATAATCATTTTCATCGGTGTGCCCTACCTGGGCTCGGTGAACTACCTGGAGCTTGCAAATGGCTTACAGGGGGTGATCAAAGCGGGCGTTTTGATCTTCTTCAGTTATATAGGGTTTGAGAGCATTGCGAGACTTGCGGAAGAAACCCGGGAACCTGAGCGTACCATACCCAAGGCGATTCTCCTCTCTATCGCGATAACGGCGGTCATTTACATCCTCGTTGGCATTGCTGCGGTAAGCGTTGTGCCGTGGCAGGAGCTAGCGCACGCAGAAGCGCCACTTGGGTTGGTTGCACAGCGCGTGTACGGCGATCAACTCTTTACCGTGCTCGCGGTCATTGCCTTATTCTCAACCTTTAATACCATGCTCGTCGTGCTGCTGAGTGGATCGCGCCTCGTTTACGGTATCGCGGAATACCGAGCGCTTCCTCGTGTATTCCTGTCCGTGAGCAAGAAACTTCGAACGCCATGGTTCGCTATCGTCAGCGTCGTGCTTGCCTCGCTCTGTTTCATCTTTGTGGGCGATTTGGCGACAATCGCGAATCTAACGAACTTCACCGTATTCCTCATATTCCTCCTCGTTAACGCCGCGGTCATTTATCTCCGCTACAAAGAGCCGGTCGTTAGCGGCTTCAAAACTCCACTTACTATCGGTAAATTACCCCTTTTGCCGCTGTTTGGGTTAGTGACATCGCTCTTTATGCTCGTTAATCTCCCGCTTGATGTGCTCGCGATGGGCACCGCGCTTGTTCTTTTAGGCTTCGTTGTTCACATCATCCTCAAGGTAAGCGTGAATGAGGAGTTATTTTGA
- a CDS encoding redoxin domain-containing protein, with protein MKMGDLTPSFCLIDKDGKEICLHDFTNKWVVFYFYLRDNTSDCSSLKITPHSRLP; from the coding sequence TTGAAGATGGGAGACCTTACACCGAGTTTCTGCCTCATTGATAAGGACGGTAAGGAGATATGCTTGCACGACTTCACTAACAAATGGGTCGTTTTCTACTTCTACCTCCGAGACAACACCAGCGACTGTTCATCACTCAAAATAACTCCTCATTCACGCTTACCTTGA